In Pyramidobacter piscolens W5455, the following proteins share a genomic window:
- a CDS encoding indolepyruvate oxidoreductase subunit beta, with protein MKRLDTQSVLLVGVGGQGTILASKVLTTGLIDAGYDVKMSEVHGMSQRGGSVTTQVRYGQKVWSPLIGQGEADVLVSFETMEAMRCLSFLKPSGKVIVNTYRMPPLPVLSGEREYPDGIVDELKKRADTLAIDAVKIASDLGMPRGMNVVLLGALISAIGVDGADWTRALRGCVKPEFFEDNLRCLEAGLDLAAAKA; from the coding sequence ATGAAAAGGCTCGACACTCAAAGCGTCCTCCTCGTCGGCGTCGGCGGACAGGGGACCATCCTCGCCAGCAAAGTGCTCACCACCGGCCTCATCGACGCCGGCTACGACGTGAAGATGAGCGAAGTTCACGGCATGAGCCAGCGCGGCGGTTCCGTCACCACGCAGGTGCGCTACGGTCAAAAGGTTTGGTCGCCCCTCATCGGCCAGGGCGAAGCCGACGTGCTCGTTTCCTTCGAGACGATGGAGGCGATGCGCTGCCTGTCGTTCCTCAAGCCCAGCGGCAAAGTCATCGTCAACACGTATCGGATGCCCCCGTTGCCCGTCCTCAGCGGAGAGCGCGAGTATCCCGACGGCATCGTCGACGAGCTGAAAAAGCGTGCCGACACCCTCGCCATCGATGCCGTGAAGATCGCCTCCGACCTCGGCATGCCCCGCGGCATGAACGTCGTGCTGCTGGGCGCGCTGATCTCCGCCATCGGCGTGGACGGAGCCGACTGGACGCGGGCGCTTCGAGGCTGCGTCAAACCGGAATTCTTCGAGGATAACCTGCGTTGTCTCGAAGCCGGACTGGACCTCGCCGCCGCGAAAGCATGA
- the iorA gene encoding indolepyruvate ferredoxin oxidoreductase subunit alpha, producing MTKQLMSGNEAVARGAWEAGVAFASAYPGTPSTEILENVGTYKEIVAEWAPNEKVAMEAAIGASMGGVRSMAAMKHVGLNVAADPIFTFAYMGVSGGMVFVTADDPGMHSSQNEQDNRNYAPFIKIPMLEPSDSQEAKDMFRDAFDLSERFDTPVMFRMTTRVCHSKSLVEPGERHPFAAIPYVKNRAKFDDVPAAAKRNRLKMPERDRRLLELSNDCEYNRAEYSGSGKVGIVTSGVSYQYAKEVFGDSVSYLKLGLTNPLPIDLIREFRARVETMYVIEELDPYMENQIKAAGIDCIGKDKIPAIDELNPNIIRKALLGEEARGVQGDPKLVVPRPPALCAGCPHRGFFYEAAKRKDTVIVGDIGCYALSGNEPLNAKDLANCMGSAFSVGHGLSKAFALSGQDKIVVACMGDSTFFHTGINALEEVIYNDSHLICCVLDNRITGMTGHQENPGTGYTLKGEPATIMDIGTIVRALGLERVRTVNPLRLDEMKKALDWAYTEVREGPVVLITRWPCVLKRLSAEDRREFRMTPAQCTIDRKKCIGCKKCLSTGCPALSFDTRERKAVIDPMQCVGCTVCAQVCPRQAIVKGAKKA from the coding sequence GTGACAAAACAGCTGATGTCGGGCAACGAGGCCGTCGCGCGCGGGGCATGGGAGGCCGGCGTGGCGTTCGCTTCGGCGTATCCGGGCACTCCGAGCACGGAGATCCTGGAGAACGTGGGAACGTACAAGGAGATCGTCGCGGAGTGGGCGCCCAACGAAAAAGTGGCCATGGAAGCGGCCATCGGCGCGTCGATGGGAGGCGTGCGCTCGATGGCGGCGATGAAGCACGTGGGACTGAACGTGGCCGCCGACCCGATCTTCACGTTCGCCTACATGGGCGTCTCGGGCGGCATGGTCTTCGTCACCGCCGACGATCCGGGCATGCACAGTTCGCAGAACGAGCAGGACAACCGCAACTACGCGCCGTTCATCAAGATCCCCATGCTGGAGCCGTCCGACTCGCAGGAGGCCAAGGACATGTTCCGCGACGCCTTCGACCTGAGCGAGCGGTTCGACACGCCGGTGATGTTCCGCATGACCACGCGCGTGTGCCACTCAAAATCGTTGGTCGAGCCGGGGGAACGGCATCCCTTCGCCGCCATCCCATATGTCAAGAACCGCGCCAAGTTCGACGACGTGCCGGCCGCGGCCAAGCGCAACCGTCTGAAGATGCCCGAGCGCGACCGCAGGCTGCTGGAGCTGTCCAACGACTGCGAGTACAACCGCGCCGAGTACAGCGGCAGCGGGAAAGTCGGCATCGTCACCAGCGGCGTCTCGTATCAGTACGCCAAAGAGGTGTTCGGCGACTCCGTGTCGTATCTCAAGCTGGGACTCACCAACCCGCTGCCCATCGACCTGATCCGCGAGTTTCGCGCCCGCGTCGAGACGATGTACGTGATCGAGGAGCTCGACCCGTACATGGAAAACCAGATCAAGGCGGCCGGTATCGACTGCATCGGCAAGGACAAGATCCCCGCCATCGACGAACTGAACCCCAACATTATCCGCAAGGCGCTGCTTGGCGAAGAAGCGCGCGGCGTACAGGGCGATCCCAAGCTCGTCGTTCCCCGTCCGCCCGCACTCTGCGCCGGCTGTCCGCACCGCGGCTTTTTTTACGAGGCGGCCAAGCGCAAGGACACCGTCATCGTCGGCGACATCGGCTGTTACGCCCTCAGCGGCAACGAGCCGCTCAACGCCAAAGATCTGGCCAACTGCATGGGCTCCGCGTTCTCCGTCGGCCACGGACTCAGCAAGGCGTTCGCCCTCAGCGGCCAGGACAAGATCGTCGTCGCCTGCATGGGCGATTCCACGTTCTTCCACACCGGCATCAACGCGCTGGAAGAAGTCATCTACAACGACTCGCACCTGATCTGCTGCGTCCTCGACAACCGCATCACCGGCATGACCGGGCATCAGGAGAATCCAGGCACCGGCTACACGCTCAAGGGCGAGCCGGCCACCATCATGGACATCGGGACGATCGTCCGCGCCCTCGGACTCGAGCGCGTGCGCACCGTCAACCCGCTCCGTCTCGACGAGATGAAGAAGGCCCTCGACTGGGCCTATACGGAAGTGCGCGAAGGCCCCGTCGTGCTCATCACGCGCTGGCCGTGCGTGCTCAAGCGCCTGTCCGCCGAGGATCGTCGCGAGTTCCGCATGACGCCGGCTCAGTGCACGATCGACCGAAAAAAGTGCATCGGCTGCAAGAAATGCCTGTCCACCGGCTGCCCCGCGCTCTCGTTCGACACGCGCGAGAGAAAGGCCGTCATCGACCCCATGCAGTGCGTCGGCTGCACCGTCTGCGCGCAGGTCTGCCCCCGGCAGGCCATCGTGAAAGGAGCGAAAAAGGCATGA
- a CDS encoding LysR family transcriptional regulator — MTITQVLYALTMEQHLNFSAASRALFMSQPALSLQIKALESELGYRLFERTTHGVTLTECGRAFCEAARPLAAAWADFKSRISGAAGARVLRIGLGARVYSNRLFRKIVAFLDSHPEIEVSFVTEAGHDFLSALREGALDLALDRLPPPSLLDGAEQFASWTLIEEPQCILLPRNDPRAHKNEFRFSELQGYAIITSLENTMEDRTLRYLCKEHGFALNRLYRSDSMKTNMDLLRSGKGVIIGPKSFASYFGVAAVPLSPSTTASLDFICLKKNADRPEVSTLRRYLQKLCAGR; from the coding sequence GTGACGATCACGCAGGTCCTGTACGCGCTGACGATGGAGCAGCACTTGAACTTCTCGGCGGCGTCGCGGGCACTGTTCATGTCACAGCCGGCGCTGTCGCTTCAGATCAAGGCGCTGGAATCGGAGCTGGGCTACAGGCTGTTTGAGCGCACCACGCACGGCGTAACGCTGACGGAGTGCGGCCGCGCCTTCTGCGAGGCGGCCCGGCCGCTCGCCGCCGCGTGGGCGGACTTCAAGTCGCGCATCAGCGGGGCGGCGGGCGCGCGCGTCCTGCGCATCGGCCTTGGGGCGCGCGTGTATTCCAACCGACTGTTCAGAAAGATCGTCGCGTTTCTCGACAGCCATCCCGAGATCGAAGTATCGTTCGTCACCGAAGCAGGACACGATTTTTTGAGCGCTCTGCGCGAGGGAGCCCTCGACCTGGCGCTCGACCGTTTGCCGCCACCGTCGCTGCTCGACGGCGCGGAGCAGTTCGCGAGCTGGACGCTGATCGAGGAGCCGCAGTGCATTTTGCTCCCCCGAAACGATCCTCGCGCGCACAAAAACGAATTCCGCTTTTCCGAACTGCAGGGGTACGCCATCATCACCAGCCTGGAAAACACGATGGAAGATCGCACGCTGCGCTATCTGTGCAAGGAGCACGGCTTCGCGCTCAACCGCCTCTACCGCTCCGACAGCATGAAGACGAACATGGACCTGCTGAGAAGCGGCAAGGGCGTGATCATCGGGCCCAAGTCGTTCGCCAGCTATTTCGGCGTGGCGGCCGTGCCTCTGTCGCCGTCGACGACCGCGTCGCTGGATTTTATCTGCCTGAAGAAAAACGCCGACCGGCCGGAAGTTTCGACGCTGCGAAGATATCTGCAGAAGCTGTGCGCGGGCCGATGA
- a CDS encoding type II toxin-antitoxin system PemK/MazF family toxin, with amino-acid sequence MVRQGDIVLVNFTPQSGHEQAGKRPAVVVSNDVFNEKTSMTIVCPVTNADNKFPLHVPLDGRTRTTGVILCEHVKALDIEAWGYKVVERALSDILARVVQLVGMEIEIL; translated from the coding sequence ATGGTAAGGCAAGGCGACATCGTTCTTGTCAACTTCACGCCGCAGTCGGGGCACGAACAGGCGGGCAAACGTCCGGCCGTGGTGGTCAGCAACGACGTGTTCAACGAGAAAACATCAATGACGATTGTCTGTCCCGTGACCAACGCCGACAACAAATTCCCGCTGCACGTGCCGCTCGACGGGCGGACGCGCACGACGGGCGTTATCCTCTGCGAGCATGTGAAAGCCCTCGACATCGAGGCGTGGGGGTATAAAGTCGTCGAGCGCGCGCTGTCCGACATTCTGGCGCGGGTCGTGCAGCTTGTCGGCATGGAAATTGAAATACTGTAA
- a CDS encoding AbrB/MazE/SpoVT family DNA-binding domain-containing protein: protein MPVTISRWGNSRGVRIPKTVLERLNWTDSELVEITAENDSIVIRRARPRQTIADLFAGYGGAYRCEAVDWGKPEGKEAW, encoded by the coding sequence ATGCCTGTGACCATCAGCCGGTGGGGAAACAGCCGCGGCGTCAGGATTCCCAAAACTGTTCTTGAACGCCTGAACTGGACGGACAGCGAGCTTGTCGAAATCACGGCCGAAAACGACAGCATCGTAATCCGCCGCGCCCGGCCGCGGCAGACCATTGCCGATTTGTTCGCCGGTTACGGCGGCGCGTACCGCTGCGAGGCCGTGGATTGGGGAAAGCCCGAAGGAAAAGAAGCATGGTAA
- a CDS encoding helix-turn-helix domain-containing protein — translation MNRNSAVGMSLEELERELLTPEEIAESNVRVAIIGELIKARQARGLTQRKLEELSGVKQPVIARMEKGTTNPQLDTVIKLLAPLGKTLAVVDLK, via the coding sequence ATGAACAGGAATAGCGCTGTGGGCATGAGCCTTGAAGAACTGGAACGGGAACTGCTGACGCCGGAAGAGATTGCCGAAAGCAACGTCCGCGTGGCCATTATCGGCGAACTCATCAAGGCCCGTCAGGCGCGCGGCCTCACGCAAAGAAAGCTTGAAGAGTTGTCCGGCGTGAAGCAGCCCGTCATTGCCAGAATGGAAAAAGGCACGACCAATCCCCAGCTGGACACGGTGATAAAACTGCTGGCCCCCTTGGGGAAGACCTTGGCCGTCGTAGACCTGAAATGA
- a CDS encoding type II toxin-antitoxin system RelE/ParE family toxin, producing the protein MERVYKYAVHFYRDRKGREPIPEILRELKGKSDKASRIRLHKVIDFMKILAEYGTRAGEPYIKHLDGPIWELRPLRDRILFAAWVDGGFVLLHAFVKKTQKTPRREIEQAKRELADFVERSVHHEQE; encoded by the coding sequence TTGGAGCGCGTTTATAAATATGCTGTGCATTTCTACCGCGACCGAAAGGGGCGCGAGCCTATCCCCGAAATCCTGCGGGAGCTGAAAGGGAAATCGGACAAAGCCAGCCGCATCAGGCTTCATAAAGTCATCGACTTCATGAAAATTCTGGCGGAATACGGCACGCGCGCCGGGGAACCCTATATCAAGCATCTTGACGGGCCGATTTGGGAACTGCGCCCCCTGCGCGACCGAATTCTTTTTGCCGCGTGGGTTGACGGCGGTTTTGTGCTGCTTCATGCTTTCGTGAAGAAGACTCAGAAGACGCCGCGCCGTGAAATCGAGCAGGCTAAAAGGGAACTGGCGGACTTCGTCGAAAGGAGCGTTCACCATGAACAGGAATAG
- a CDS encoding tyrosine-type recombinase/integrase, whose protein sequence is MALNITAIERSTGKDAPYLLNDGGGLYLKVCPNGRKVWLYRYRDEGERERKVTLGEYPALDMAAARERKEATRARILRGEAPQDTALLTFEQVARRWYEKQKKRGLAPRYLETIRQRLECYLIPPLGARPLEQIQRAELVAVVEGVAKRGIVESSHRVGVILSQIYQYAEDAGILPGGGALAAASLSRVLPKTKTEHFATVSKPEDVRQVMECIRDYRGFAVSRCLEFIALTFVRSGEARRARWREIDLEARLWTIPAEHMKRRIAHKVPLSRQALALLEEMKPLSCSGPESLIFVSGLTGRSSSSGILTDMSLLRPFREALKRNPERAAAGLKPFPKMTVHGLRSMASTILNEERQGGELIEIQLSHLDADRIRLIYNNSELLDDRRALMQFWADWLDNCTRNAPESSAPKSAERVIDFADVLRNRPLTATK, encoded by the coding sequence ATGGCGTTGAACATAACGGCAATCGAGCGGTCGACAGGGAAAGACGCGCCGTATCTGCTGAACGACGGCGGCGGATTGTACTTGAAAGTATGTCCAAATGGGCGCAAAGTCTGGCTTTACCGCTACCGGGACGAAGGCGAAAGAGAACGCAAAGTCACGTTAGGCGAGTATCCGGCCCTGGACATGGCGGCAGCTCGCGAACGAAAAGAAGCGACGCGGGCCCGTATCCTACGCGGCGAAGCGCCGCAGGATACTGCGTTGCTGACCTTTGAGCAAGTGGCGCGGCGCTGGTACGAAAAGCAGAAAAAACGGGGACTTGCTCCTCGTTACCTTGAAACGATTCGCCAACGTCTGGAATGCTATCTCATTCCGCCCCTTGGGGCGCGCCCGCTGGAACAAATCCAGCGCGCCGAACTGGTGGCCGTCGTCGAAGGCGTAGCCAAACGCGGCATTGTCGAATCGTCTCACCGCGTCGGCGTTATCCTGTCGCAAATCTACCAGTACGCCGAAGACGCGGGCATCCTTCCCGGCGGCGGCGCGCTGGCGGCCGCGTCCCTGTCGCGGGTATTGCCGAAGACGAAGACGGAACATTTCGCGACCGTCTCCAAGCCCGAAGACGTGCGTCAGGTGATGGAGTGCATCCGGGATTACCGCGGCTTCGCCGTGTCGCGGTGCCTTGAATTTATCGCCCTGACCTTCGTCCGTTCCGGCGAAGCGAGGCGGGCGCGGTGGCGGGAAATCGACCTCGAAGCGCGCCTCTGGACAATCCCGGCCGAGCACATGAAGCGCCGTATCGCCCACAAAGTGCCGTTATCCCGTCAGGCTCTGGCTCTGCTGGAAGAGATGAAGCCCCTGAGCTGTTCCGGCCCTGAATCGCTGATATTCGTCAGCGGCCTCACCGGCCGGTCGTCGTCCAGCGGGATACTCACCGACATGTCATTGCTGCGCCCGTTTCGGGAAGCGTTGAAACGGAATCCGGAACGGGCCGCGGCGGGCTTGAAGCCGTTCCCGAAGATGACCGTTCACGGCCTGCGTTCGATGGCGTCAACGATACTGAACGAAGAGCGCCAAGGCGGCGAGCTGATAGAAATTCAGCTTTCCCACTTGGACGCCGACCGAATCCGGCTGATATACAACAACTCCGAACTGCTGGACGACCGCCGCGCCCTCATGCAGTTTTGGGCGGACTGGCTTGACAATTGCACGAGGAACGCGCCGGAGAGTTCCGCGCCGAAAAGCGCCGAACGGGTAATTGACTTTGCCGACGTGCTGAGAAACAGGCCTCTGACTGCGACGAAATGA
- a CDS encoding J domain-containing protein translates to MGFLFKIVQRLIVPLLFLALMRSFFADLFRRMGNRGGPRRDWQSGGENGRGFADPAAPGGAPRSPYEIFGLPRSAGDDEIRARYRELISKYHPDKFAGLNDPEFTRLAAKKFEQIQGAYEELKRQRGM, encoded by the coding sequence ATGGGATTCCTGTTTAAAATCGTTCAGCGCCTCATCGTGCCGCTGCTCTTTCTGGCTTTGATGCGCTCTTTTTTCGCCGACCTGTTCCGCCGCATGGGAAATAGAGGCGGTCCGCGGCGCGACTGGCAGAGCGGCGGGGAAAACGGGCGCGGCTTTGCGGACCCCGCCGCGCCGGGCGGCGCGCCGCGTTCGCCCTACGAAATTTTCGGCCTGCCGCGCAGCGCCGGCGACGACGAGATCCGGGCGCGCTATCGGGAACTCATCTCCAAATACCATCCCGACAAGTTCGCCGGCCTGAACGATCCCGAGTTCACGCGCCTGGCGGCGAAGAAATTCGAACAGATCCAGGGCGCCTACGAGGAACTGAAACGCCAGCGCGGCATGTAA
- a CDS encoding purine-nucleoside phosphorylase, producing the protein MDMKEYARQVTEALEAIEARVSGVPRAALILGSGLGMLAEAVEDPVVIPYAEIPHWKTSTAPGHAGRLVCGTLSGVPVVVMQGRLHCYEGYTPQETTFPIRVFGQWGVKTLLVTNASGGINYEYANGDVALITDHINLTGMNPLRGANNPEWGARFPDMSEPYSRRLVALLEESAQSLGLLTRRGVYIGLAGPSYETPAEIRMARAMGADLVGMSTVHEVIVANHMGMEVCGVSCVANLAAGMRPVKLSEEEVLSEMGRAAARISALVGKFLELLGRAD; encoded by the coding sequence ATGGACATGAAAGAATACGCCCGTCAGGTGACGGAAGCGCTTGAAGCGATCGAAGCGAGAGTGAGCGGCGTGCCCCGGGCGGCGCTGATCCTCGGCTCCGGGCTGGGCATGCTGGCCGAAGCCGTGGAAGATCCCGTCGTCATTCCCTACGCGGAAATCCCGCACTGGAAGACCTCGACCGCGCCGGGGCACGCCGGGCGCCTCGTGTGCGGAACGCTGTCGGGCGTGCCGGTGGTGGTCATGCAGGGACGCCTGCACTGCTACGAAGGCTACACGCCGCAGGAGACGACCTTCCCGATCCGCGTCTTCGGCCAGTGGGGCGTCAAAACGCTGCTCGTGACCAACGCTTCCGGCGGCATCAATTACGAGTACGCCAACGGCGACGTCGCCCTGATCACCGACCATATCAACCTGACCGGCATGAATCCGCTGAGGGGCGCCAACAATCCCGAGTGGGGCGCGCGTTTCCCCGACATGAGCGAGCCGTACAGCCGCCGCCTCGTCGCCTTGCTGGAAGAATCCGCCCAATCGCTGGGACTGCTGACGCGCCGCGGCGTCTACATCGGCCTGGCCGGCCCCTCGTACGAGACGCCGGCCGAGATCCGCATGGCCCGCGCCATGGGCGCCGATCTCGTCGGCATGTCAACCGTGCATGAAGTGATCGTCGCCAACCACATGGGCATGGAAGTCTGCGGCGTCTCCTGCGTCGCCAACCTGGCGGCGGGCATGCGCCCCGTCAAGCTGTCGGAAGAAGAGGTGCTCTCCGAGATGGGACGCGCCGCCGCGCGCATTTCGGCGCTTGTGGGCAAATTCCTTGAGCTGCTGGGCAGGGCGGATTAA
- a CDS encoding tyrosine-type recombinase/integrase: protein MPASFETSRAAFEDYILLERGHSKNTAETYRRGLELWRGYCEAAGLDPLDVAQEALSTFIHALKGQGRAGSSIQLIVAGLRSWVKFRVLNGDLPMNTWIPVLPAKAKKLPKILTEGEIQRILNACDGPGYYDCRDRTALETLANCGVRASELCGLKVGSLNLDDKNLIVFGKGSKERQIPFAEDLKRQFQIYLQKRLEFLDGDETEKMLFLSSRREPLSRVDLWRIVQKRGKMASVPEERLFPHVLRHSIATHLLRRGMDLRTLQEFLGHSSIATTEKYLHFDLELRDVYDRAHPRA, encoded by the coding sequence ATGCCCGCATCCTTCGAAACGTCGCGCGCCGCTTTTGAGGATTACATCCTGCTGGAGCGCGGGCACAGCAAAAATACGGCGGAGACGTATCGCCGCGGCCTGGAGCTCTGGCGCGGCTATTGCGAAGCGGCGGGACTGGACCCGCTCGACGTCGCTCAGGAAGCGCTTTCCACGTTTATTCACGCGCTGAAGGGCCAGGGGCGCGCCGGCTCGTCGATCCAGCTGATCGTGGCCGGCCTGAGGAGCTGGGTGAAGTTCCGCGTCCTCAACGGCGATCTGCCGATGAACACGTGGATCCCGGTGCTTCCCGCGAAAGCCAAGAAGCTCCCCAAGATCCTCACCGAGGGGGAGATCCAGCGCATCCTCAACGCCTGTGACGGACCCGGTTATTACGACTGCCGCGACCGCACGGCGCTGGAAACGTTGGCCAACTGCGGCGTCCGCGCCAGCGAACTGTGCGGGCTGAAAGTCGGCTCGCTGAATCTCGACGACAAGAATCTGATCGTCTTCGGCAAGGGGAGCAAAGAGCGGCAGATCCCCTTTGCCGAAGACCTGAAAAGGCAGTTTCAGATCTATCTGCAAAAGCGGCTGGAGTTCCTCGACGGCGACGAGACGGAGAAAATGCTGTTCCTCTCTTCGCGCCGGGAGCCTCTGAGCCGGGTCGACCTGTGGCGGATCGTGCAGAAGCGCGGCAAAATGGCCTCCGTGCCGGAAGAGCGGCTTTTTCCCCACGTGCTGCGGCATTCCATCGCCACGCATCTGCTGCGCCGCGGCATGGACCTGCGCACGTTGCAGGAGTTCTTGGGACACAGCTCCATCGCCACGACGGAGAAATATCTGCATTTCGATCTCGAACTGCGCGACGTGTACGACCGTGCCCATCCCCGGGCCTGA
- a CDS encoding NUDIX hydrolase, which produces MERCLSSKRLYEGKILNLRVDQVEVSRNGCRATREVIEHRSDVAVLARDGEGCFLLVRQFRYPLNAEIIEIPAGVMERGEEPLQSAQRELREETGYRAAKWTPMPAIYSSPGFSDEKLFVFLAEELAWDPLRPDDDEDIALLRFDDGQARALLDSTEPQDAKTLMALAWYFARAK; this is translated from the coding sequence ATGGAACGCTGTCTTTCTTCCAAACGTCTTTACGAGGGCAAGATCCTCAACCTGCGCGTCGATCAGGTGGAAGTGTCGCGAAACGGCTGCCGCGCCACGCGCGAAGTGATCGAGCACCGCAGCGACGTGGCCGTCCTGGCGCGCGACGGCGAAGGGTGCTTTCTGCTCGTGCGCCAGTTCCGCTATCCCTTGAACGCGGAGATCATCGAAATCCCGGCCGGGGTGATGGAGCGTGGCGAAGAGCCGTTGCAGTCGGCGCAGCGGGAGCTGCGCGAGGAGACCGGCTACCGGGCCGCCAAATGGACGCCGATGCCGGCGATTTACTCGTCGCCGGGCTTTTCCGACGAAAAGCTGTTCGTCTTTCTGGCCGAGGAACTTGCCTGGGATCCTCTCCGTCCGGACGACGACGAGGACATTGCGCTGCTGCGCTTCGACGACGGGCAGGCCCGGGCGCTGCTCGACTCGACCGAGCCGCAGGACGCGAAAACGCTGATGGCGCTGGCGTGGTACTTCGCGCGAGCCAAGTAA
- the fmt gene encoding methionyl-tRNA formyltransferase: MTAKIWFFGTGGFAARCLEEIASKLRPQLVVTAPPSVAGRGLKTRSMPVEESALKLELPLRHAAAVNRDEELIRLYESEKPALILVIDFGQKIGEPWLSGPRCGCINIHPSLLPRYRGAAPVQRALMNGETEAGVSLFRLVEKMDAGPVWLQGRCAVDPEENAGGLLERMAVAGARLFTENVASLLDGTAALTPQDEALATVAAKIGKSEARLDLALGARKLHDLVRGLCPVPGAYVTFRGRRVKILETRVARRSDAESGELFAEDGRLFLGTPQGALELLTVQPEGKKPMAAGDWGKGLRLEKGETLDA, from the coding sequence ATGACGGCGAAGATCTGGTTTTTCGGGACGGGGGGCTTTGCGGCCCGCTGCCTGGAGGAAATTGCCTCGAAGCTCCGGCCGCAGCTCGTCGTGACCGCGCCGCCGAGCGTTGCCGGCCGCGGGTTGAAGACGCGAAGCATGCCTGTGGAGGAATCGGCGCTGAAGCTTGAACTGCCGCTTCGCCATGCGGCCGCGGTGAATCGCGACGAAGAGCTGATCCGGCTTTACGAAAGCGAGAAACCGGCGCTGATCCTGGTGATTGATTTTGGCCAGAAGATCGGCGAGCCGTGGCTGAGCGGGCCGCGTTGCGGCTGCATCAACATCCATCCTTCGCTGTTGCCGCGCTATCGCGGCGCGGCCCCCGTACAGCGGGCGCTGATGAACGGCGAGACGGAGGCGGGCGTGTCGCTGTTCCGGCTGGTGGAGAAGATGGACGCCGGTCCGGTGTGGCTGCAGGGACGCTGCGCGGTCGATCCCGAGGAGAACGCCGGCGGGTTGCTGGAACGCATGGCTGTCGCGGGGGCCCGCCTCTTTACGGAGAACGTCGCCTCGCTGCTGGACGGAACGGCCGCGCTGACGCCCCAGGACGAGGCGCTGGCGACGGTCGCCGCCAAGATCGGCAAGAGCGAAGCACGGCTCGATCTCGCGCTCGGCGCGCGAAAACTCCATGACTTGGTACGGGGCCTGTGCCCGGTGCCGGGCGCGTACGTGACGTTCCGCGGCAGGCGCGTGAAGATTCTCGAGACCCGCGTGGCGCGCCGTTCCGATGCCGAATCGGGAGAACTTTTCGCCGAAGACGGCCGGCTGTTTCTGGGCACGCCGCAGGGCGCCCTGGAACTGCTGACGGTCCAGCCGGAAGGGAAAAAGCCGATGGCGGCGGGCGACTGGGGCAAGGGGCTGCGCCTCGAAAAAGGCGAGACGCTCGACGCCTGA
- the def gene encoding peptide deformylase, which yields MQLKIVEFPDPVLRRATRPVTVFDEALKTFVDEMTIVMKDDDGVGIAAPQVGVSKKVAVVCFEGERYVLVNPVIVEATGTQRGEEGCLSFPGIFGEVERAERVVVECQDETGAKRRHEAEGFVARAFQHEIEHLEGKLLIDHFSPMKRELIRKRLMKRK from the coding sequence ATGCAGCTGAAAATCGTAGAATTTCCCGATCCTGTTTTGAGACGGGCGACTCGGCCCGTGACTGTTTTCGACGAGGCGCTGAAGACTTTTGTGGACGAGATGACGATCGTCATGAAAGACGACGACGGCGTCGGTATCGCCGCGCCGCAGGTCGGCGTGTCCAAGAAGGTGGCCGTGGTCTGCTTTGAGGGCGAACGCTACGTGCTGGTCAACCCCGTCATTGTGGAAGCGACGGGAACGCAGCGAGGCGAAGAGGGCTGCCTGAGCTTCCCCGGCATTTTCGGCGAGGTCGAGCGCGCCGAGCGTGTCGTGGTGGAGTGTCAGGACGAAACGGGCGCCAAGCGCCGGCACGAGGCGGAAGGTTTTGTCGCCCGCGCGTTCCAGCACGAGATCGAACATCTGGAAGGCAAGCTGCTGATCGATCATTTCTCGCCGATGAAGCGGGAACTGATCCGCAAGCGGCTGATGAAGAGGAAATGA